Proteins encoded together in one Hevea brasiliensis isolate MT/VB/25A 57/8 chromosome 16, ASM3005281v1, whole genome shotgun sequence window:
- the LOC110643667 gene encoding uncharacterized protein LOC110643667, whose translation MEKREKNGWTSVPQFGGWDSKATGATDYSMVFSQARANRKQQKTNIKHTSLGNERELIAATSQQDDSVMVSFQFTRFLFA comes from the exons ATGGAAAAGCGGGAG AAAAATGGCTGGACGTCTGTTCCTCAATTTGGAGGGTGGGACTCCAAGGCAACAGGAGCAACCGATTATTCCATGGTTTTTTCACAAGCTCGAGCTAATAGGAAGCAGCAGAAGACAAATATCAAACATACCAGTCTTGGAAATGAAAGAGAGTTGATTGCTGCTACAAGTCAACAAGATGATTCGGTCATGGTAAGTTTCCAGTTTACTAGGTTTCTATTTGCATAA
- the LOC110643676 gene encoding splicing factor 3B subunit 6-like protein, producing the protein MTTINLRKGNTRLPPEVNRVLYVRNLPFNISSEEMYDIFGKYGAIRQIRIGTNKDTRGTAFVVYEDIYDAKTAVDHLSGFNVANRYLIVLYYQQAKMSKKFDQKKKEEEIAKMQEKYGVSTKDK; encoded by the coding sequence ATGACCACTATCAATCTCCGCAAGGGCAATACCCGCCTTCCGCCGGAGGTGAACAGAGTCCTCTACGTACGAAACCTTCCCTTCAACATATCGAGCGAAGAGATGTACGATATTTTCGGCAAGTACGGGGCGATTCGCCAAATACGGATCGGCACTAACAAGGATACGCGAGGGACGGCCTTTGTAGTCTACGAGGATATCTACGACGCCAAAACGGCCGTGGATCACTTGTCGGGTTTCAACGTTGCAAATAGGTATTTGATCGTTTTGTACTATCAGCAGGCCAAGATGAGCAAGAAGTTTGATCAGAAGAAGAAGGAGGAGGAGATTGCTAAGATGCAGGAGAAATATGGGGTTTCTACAAAAGATAAGTAA